A window from Mangifera indica cultivar Alphonso chromosome 2, CATAS_Mindica_2.1, whole genome shotgun sequence encodes these proteins:
- the LOC123203535 gene encoding uncharacterized protein LOC123203535 isoform X1 — translation MMCNRCSCCCSSLTLRLRDELRFFLRDYDRLQYIAVILIYIQTGCALIGSLGALYNGVLLINLAIALFALVAIESSSQSLARTYAVLLFCAILLDIFWFILFSREIWNISSESYGVYFIFSVKLALTMQIVGFLVRLSSSLLWIQMYRLGVSYVEGGASGVVGSREPDFDLRSSFLSPVTPAAAAAVNRQRSVSDDVLGGSIYDPAYYSSLFEDSQQNKYSFAGNGDGTGDHESSSGTEASQTKGSVGRYFESIDEENALDKHLRI, via the exons ATGATGTGTAATAGGTGTAGTTGCTGCTGCTCCTCACTCACTCTCCGTCTCCGCGATGAACTTCGCTTCTTCCTCCGCGACTACGATCGCCTCCAATACATCGCCGTCATTCTCATCTACATTCAA acaGGTTGCGCGTTGATTGGATCCCTAGGCGCATTATACAATGGGGTTTTGTTGATAAATTTAGCGATAGCGTTGTTCGCGCTTGTGGCAATCGAGAGTAGCAGTCAGAGTCTCGCGAGGACTTACGCTGTGCTTTTGTTCTGCGCCATTTTGCTTGATATTTTTTGGTTCATTCTTTTTTCACGTGAAATTTGGAATATTTCGTCCGAGAGTTATggagtttattttatattttcggTCAAACTGGCTTTGACGATGCAAATTGTTGGATTTTTGGTGAGGTTATCATCGTCATTGTTGTGGATTCAGATGTACAGGTTGGGGGTGTCGTATGTGGAGGGTGGTGCTAGTGGTGTTGTTGGTTCGAGAGAGCCTGATTTTGATTTGAGAAGTAGTTTTTTGAGTCCTGTTACGCCTGCTGCCGCTGCTGCTGTGAATAGACAGCGTTCTGTGAGTGATGATGTCTTGGGCGGATCCATTTATGACCCTGCTTATTATTCTTCTCTCTTTGAAGATTCTCAGCAGAACAAATATTCATTTGCG GGTAACGGTGATGGTACTGGTGATCATGAATCTAGTTCTGGTACTGAAGCCTCTCAAACTAAGGGATCTGTGGGAAGATATTTTGAGTCTATAGAT GAGGAGAATGCATTAGACAAGCACCTGAGGATCTGA
- the LOC123208768 gene encoding E3 ubiquitin-protein ligase SIRP1-like, with protein MDERVGESRYWCHMCSKMVNPIMEVEIKCPFCQSGFVEEMGTTTSNNNQDHNITDSVFGSDRALSLWAPILLGMMGHLPPHYRRFRRPEFEEDDPDGGSNDNDHGELDSQPDSNMTRRRMRRNPATILQLFPGIRAGLESESNESDRDRVGDGDRDREGERERERDRERMILINPFNQTIIVQGSYDGHNPNHNHATIGSPGDYFIGPGLDLLLQHLAENDPNRYGTPPAQKEAVEAMPSVKVAETSECSVCLEDFEIGEEVKEMPCKHKFHSGCILPWLELHSSCPVCRYQMPADESKLESERSRNSRENEHNSSSGHGTDEEVDGEGRNGRGRRFSILWPFNGLFSALNSPTRGSSSTSGSQSGNASQTNEN; from the coding sequence ATGGATGAGAGAGTTGGAGAATCGAGGTATTGGTGTCATATGTGTTCAAAAATGGTGAATCCCATAATGGAAGTTGAGATCAAATGCCCGTTTTGTCAAAGTGGGTTTGTTGAAGAAATGGGCACTACCACTAGTAACAACAATCAAGACCACAACATCACGGATTCTGTTTTTGGATCTGACCGTGCCCTCTCGCTTTGGGCACCAATCTTGCTTGGTATGATGGGGCATTTGCCTCCACACTATCGGAGATTCAGGAGACCGGAATTTGAAGAGGATGATCCTGATGGTGGTAGTAATGATAATGATCATGGTGAGTTGGATAGCCAACCTGATTCCAATATGACTAGGAGAAGAATGAGGAGAAATCCAGCTACTATTTTGCAGTTGTTTCCAGGAATTCGAGCCGGACTGGAGTCTGAGAGTAATGAATCTGATAGGGATAGAGTTGGTGATGGAGATAGGGATAGGGAAGGggaaagggaaagggaaagggatAGAGAGCGCATGATTTTGATTAATCCTTTTAATCAGACTATCATTGTTCAGGGTTCTTATGATGGTCACAATCCAAATCATAATCATGCCACCATTGGCTCACCAGGTGATTACTTCATTGGTCCTGGCTTGGATTTGTTGTTGCAGCATTTGGCTGAAAATGATCCAAATAGATATGGGACACCACCAGCACAAAAGGAGGCTGTTGAAGCAATGCCTAGTGTGAAGGTTGCGGAGACATCGGAGTGTTCGGTGTGTTTGGAGGATTTTGAGATTGGTGAGGAAGTCAAGGAAATGCCTTGTAAGCATAAATTTCATAGTGGGTGTATATTGCCATGGCTGGAGCTTCATAGTTCTTGTCCAGTTTGTAGGTATCAAATGCCTGCCGATGAATCCAAACTTGAGTCTGAAAGGTCTAGGAACAGCAGGGAAAACGAGCATAACAGTAGTAGTGGGCATGGTACCGATGAAGAGGTAGATGGGGAAGGGAGAAATGGGAGGGGTCGAAGGTTTTCTATCCTATGGCCTTTCAATGGTTTGTTCTCTGCCTTGAATTCACCCACTAGGGGGAGCAGTTCAACCTCAGGTTCTCAATCCGGAAATGCCTCACAAACAAATGAGAATTGA
- the LOC123208842 gene encoding glucosidase 2 subunit beta-like isoform X1: MRVFYSLLSIAVILGLLCSILGGSAASSPLLKRPYYGISPQDENYYKTSSDTIKCKDGSNKFTKTQLNDDYCDCLDGTDEPGTSACPNGKFYCLNVGHAPLTIFSSKVNDGICDCCDGSDEYDGKVNCPNTCWEAGKVARDKLKKKIATYQEGITLRNREIEKAKLGLAKDEEELSKLKNEEKTLKGLVQQFKEHKEQIETAEEKERLQREKEEREKKEAEEKAQREKSESGEDMQENNDVQEHTSSEKKPEDSTRDNKVSVLEHASKDQDMTKENAEDDKAAKGEHDGTSDNVEKPVNEVEQIAAEKIEQSASPKREDNSEVVLESGHDAGSELSHEVAKKMGNDASETTEELSREELGRLVASRWARENTEKESKENGAKDKVYEVHEKLPDSTNDDEDDGYAPDTDYHTERYDDAEKYDDHIDNDLDESYKDGDHDVSSYKSDTDDDSDLSETTGPSWLEKMQQTVRNLLKAVNLFQTPVDKSDADRVRKDYEESSAKLSKLQSRISSLTKKLEHDFGPEKEFYSFYGHCFESKQNKYLYKVCPYKEATQEEGHSSTRMGSWDKFEDSYHFMLFSNGDKCWNGPDRSLKVKLRCGLSNEVTDVDEPSRCEYVALLSTPALCLEEKLWELQHKLDLMNKEQPKQRDEL, translated from the exons atgAGAGTATTTTATAGTTTATTGAGCATTGCAGTAATTTTGGGTTTGTTATGTTCAATTTTGGGCGGATCAGCAGCTTCCTCTCCTCTTCTTAAACGCCCTTATTATGGAATTTCTCCCCAGG ATGAGAATTATTACAAGACTTCGTCTGATACTATCAAATGCAAAGATGGATCCAACAAATTCACTAAAACTCAGCTCAATGATGACTATTGTGACTGTCTTGATGGCACTGATGAGCCAG GAACATCAGCGTGTCcaaatggaaaattttattgtttgaatgtgGGACATGCTCCTCTTACAATATTTTCTTCCAAAGTGAATGATGGTATATGTG ATTGCTGTGATGGGAGTGATGAGTACGATGGTAAGGTGAATTGCCCAAACACTTGCTGGGAGGCTGGCAAAGTGGCTAGAGATaagttgaagaaaaagatagCTACATATCAGGAAGGGATTACTTTACGAAACCGGGAAATTGAAAAAGCAAAGTTGGGCCTGGCGAAAGATGAGGAAGAGTtatcaaagttgaaaaatgaagaaaaaacacTGAAGGGGCTCGTTCAACAGTTCAAAG AGCATAAAGAACAAATAGAAACAGCTGAGGAGAAAGAGCGTCTGcaaagagaaaaggaagagagggagaagaaagaagctgaGGAAAAGGCTCAAAGGGAGAAAAGTGAATCTGGTGAAGATATGCAAGAAAATAATGATGTCCAGGAGCATACTAGCTCTGAAAAAAAGCCTGAAGATAGTACACGTGACAATAAAGTTAGTGTCTTGGAGCATGCTTCTAAAGATCAG GACATGACCAAGGAAAATGCTGAAGATGACAAAGCAGCTAAAGGTGAACATGATGGCACTTCTGATAATGTGGAAAAACCAGTGAATGAAGTGGAGCAG ATTGCAGCCGAAAAGATAGAACAATCTGCCTCACCAAAAAGGGAAGACAATTCTGAAGTTGTACTTGAAAGTGGTCATGATGCTGGAAGTGAGCTGTCTCATGAGGTAGCCAAGAAAATG GGGAATGATGCTTCTGAAACTACTGAGGAGTTGTCAAGAGAAGAGTTGGGTCGCCTAGTTGCTTCTCGTTGGGCTCGAGAAAACACTGAGAAGGAATCTAAGGAAAATGGTGCAAAAGATAAAGTGTATGAAGTCCATGAAAAGCTGCCGGACAGTACAAatgatgatgaggatgatggCTATGCTCCTGATACTGATTATCACACTGAAAGATATGATGATGCTGAAAAATATGATGACCATATAGATAATGATTTGGATGAAAGTTACAAAGATGGGGATCATGATGTTAGTTCATACAAATCTGACACAGATGATGATTCAGACTTATCAG AGACAACTGGCCCATCTTGGTTGGAAAAGATGCAACAAACTGTACGGAATCTTCTCAAGGCTGTTAATTTGTTCCAAACTCCAGTAGACAAATCTG ATGCGGATCGTGTCCGCAAGGATTATGAAGAATCCAGTGCCAAGTTGTCTAAATTACAGTCAAGGATTTCAAGTTTGACAAAAAAGCTAGAACATGATTTTG GGCCTGAGAAGGAGTTCTACTCATTCTATGGTCATTGTTTTGAGAGCAAGCAGAACAA GTATCTTTACAAAGTTTGCCCATACAAAGAAGCTACCCAAGAAGAAGGCCACTCTTCAACTCGCATGGG GAGCTGGGACAAATTTGAGGACTCTTACCACTTCATGCTATTTTCGAATGGTGATAAGTGCTGGAACGGGCCTGATAGAAGTTTGAAG GTTAAGCTGAGATGTGGACTGTCAAATGAGGTTACAGATGTTGATGAACCAAGCCGTTGCGA ATATGTTGCATTGTTGTCTACTCCAGCTCTTTGCCTAGAAGAAAAGCTTTGG GAACTACAACATAAACTAGACTTGATGAACAAAGAACAACCTAAGCAGCGTGATGAATTATAA
- the LOC123208767 gene encoding pyruvate kinase, cytosolic isozyme-like — MDNCGVNPLDKKPKTKIVCTLGPASRSVPMVEKLLRAGMNVARFNFSHGSHEYHQETLDNLRTAMVNTGIFCAVMLDTKGPEIRTGFLKDGKPIQLKQGQEITISTDYTIKGDDKMICMSYKKLVQDVKPGMVILCSDGTISFTVLSCDVEAGLVKCRCENSAMLGERKNVNLPGVIVDLPTLTEKDKEDILKWGVPNQIDMIALSFVRKGSDLVEVRKLLGEHAKNIMLMSKVENQEGVANFDDILANSDAFMVARGDLGMEIPIEKIFLAQKVMVYKCNIQGKPVVTATQMLESMIKSPRPTRAEATDVANAVLDGTDCVMLSGETAAGAYPELAVRTMAKICVEAESTLDYGDVFKRVLAHSPVPMSPLESLAASAVRSANSVKAAFILVLTRGGSTAKLVAKYRPGMPILSVVVPKIKTDSFDWSCSNEAPARHSLIFRGLVPVLYAGSARASHSETTEEAIEFAIDHAKTRGFCKKGDSVVALHRVGTASVIKILTVN; from the exons ATGGACAACTGTGGAGTTAACCCGCTTGACAAGAAGCCTAAGACGAAGATCGTTTGCACTTTGGGGCCGGCTTCGAGATCGGTTCCCATGGTTGAGAAGCTGTTGAGAGCTGGCATGAACGTTGCTCGTTTCAACTTCTCTCACGGATCTCATGAATACCATCAAGAGACGCTTGATAATCTCAGAACCGCCATGGTTAATACTGGTATTTTTTGTGCTGTCATGCTTGACACCAAg GGTCCAGAGATTCGAACTGGATTTTTGAAAGATGGCAAACCCATCCAATTGAAACAAGGTCAAGAAATTACCATATCCACAGACTACACCATTAAGGGTGATGACAAAATGATTTGCATGAGCTACAAAAAGTTGGTTCAGGATGTCAAGCCAGGGATGGTTATACTTTGCTCTGATGGTACAATCTCATTTACTGTTTTATCTTGTGACGTGGAAGCTGGATTGGTTAAATGTCGCTGTGAGAACTCTGCTATGCTTGGTGAGAGGAAGAATGTTAATCTTCCAGGAGTTATAGTGGACCTCCCGACCTTGACAGAGAAAGACAAGGAAGACATTTTAAAGTGGGGTGTCCCCAATCAAATTGACATGATTGCTCTGTCTTTTGTGCGTAAAGGGTCAGACCTTGTGGAGGTCCGGAAGCTACTTGGAGAGCATGCTAAGAATATCATGCTAATGTCAAAG GTCGAAAATCAGGAAGGGGTGGCAAATTTTGATGACATCCTTGCAAATTCAGATGCATTTATGGTTGCTCGAGGTGACCTTGGAATGGAGATTCCTAttgaaaagatatttttagCACAGAAAGTGATGGTCTACAAATGCAACATCCAAGGAAAACCTGTTGTCACAGCCACCCAAATGTTGGagtccatgataaagtctcctCGTCCAACGAGAGCTGAGGCTACGGATGTTGCCAATGCAGTTCTTGATGGCACGGACTGTGTGATGCTTAGTGGTGAGACAGCTGCTGGAGCTTATCCAGAGCTTGCAGTGCGCACCATGGCCAAAATATGTGTAGAAGCAGAAAGCACCCTTGATTATGGAGATGTTTTCAAAAGAGTTCTGGCACACTCACCAGTACCCATGAGCCCATTGGAGAGCCTGGCTGCTTCTGCTGTTAGATCAGCCAATTCTGTGAAAGCAGCTTTTATATTGGTCCTAACCAGGGGAGGGAGTACAGCAAAGCTGGTGGCTAAGTATAGGCCTGGCATGCCTATATTGTCCGTGGTTGTCCCGAAGATTAAGACAGATTCCTTTGATTGGTCATGTAGCAATGAAGCTCCAGCAAGGCACAGCCTAATCTTCCGAGGCTTGGTTCCAGTTTTGTATGCTGGATCTGCTAGGGCATCTCATTCAGAGACAACAGAGGAAGCAATTGAATTTGCCATTGACCATGCCAAGACAAGGGGATTCTGCAAGAAAGGAGATTCAGTTGTGGCTCTTCACCGAGTTGGAACTGCATCTGTCATCAAGATTTTGACTGTTAATTGA
- the LOC123203535 gene encoding uncharacterized protein LOC123203535 isoform X2: MQIVGFLVRLSSSLLWIQMYRLGVSYVEGGASGVVGSREPDFDLRSSFLSPVTPAAAAAVNRQRSVSDDVLGGSIYDPAYYSSLFEDSQQNKYSFAGNGDGTGDHESSSGTEASQTKGSVGRYFESIDEENALDKHLRI; encoded by the exons ATGCAAATTGTTGGATTTTTGGTGAGGTTATCATCGTCATTGTTGTGGATTCAGATGTACAGGTTGGGGGTGTCGTATGTGGAGGGTGGTGCTAGTGGTGTTGTTGGTTCGAGAGAGCCTGATTTTGATTTGAGAAGTAGTTTTTTGAGTCCTGTTACGCCTGCTGCCGCTGCTGCTGTGAATAGACAGCGTTCTGTGAGTGATGATGTCTTGGGCGGATCCATTTATGACCCTGCTTATTATTCTTCTCTCTTTGAAGATTCTCAGCAGAACAAATATTCATTTGCG GGTAACGGTGATGGTACTGGTGATCATGAATCTAGTTCTGGTACTGAAGCCTCTCAAACTAAGGGATCTGTGGGAAGATATTTTGAGTCTATAGAT GAGGAGAATGCATTAGACAAGCACCTGAGGATCTGA
- the LOC123208842 gene encoding glucosidase 2 subunit beta-like isoform X2, with protein MRVFYSLLSIAVILGLLCSILGGSAASSPLLKRPYYGISPQDENYYKTSSDTIKCKDGSNKFTKTQLNDDYCDCLDGTDEPGTSACPNGKFYCLNVGHAPLTIFSSKVNDGICDCCDGSDEYDGKVNCPNTCWEAGKVARDKLKKKIATYQEGITLRNREIEKAKLGLAKDEEELSKLKNEEKTLKGLVQQFKEHKEQIETAEEKERLQREKEEREKKEAEEKAQREKSESGEDMQENNDVQEHTSSEKKPEDSTRDNKVSVLEHASKDQENAEDDKAAKGEHDGTSDNVEKPVNEVEQIAAEKIEQSASPKREDNSEVVLESGHDAGSELSHEVAKKMGNDASETTEELSREELGRLVASRWARENTEKESKENGAKDKVYEVHEKLPDSTNDDEDDGYAPDTDYHTERYDDAEKYDDHIDNDLDESYKDGDHDVSSYKSDTDDDSDLSETTGPSWLEKMQQTVRNLLKAVNLFQTPVDKSDADRVRKDYEESSAKLSKLQSRISSLTKKLEHDFGPEKEFYSFYGHCFESKQNKYLYKVCPYKEATQEEGHSSTRMGSWDKFEDSYHFMLFSNGDKCWNGPDRSLKVKLRCGLSNEVTDVDEPSRCEYVALLSTPALCLEEKLWELQHKLDLMNKEQPKQRDEL; from the exons atgAGAGTATTTTATAGTTTATTGAGCATTGCAGTAATTTTGGGTTTGTTATGTTCAATTTTGGGCGGATCAGCAGCTTCCTCTCCTCTTCTTAAACGCCCTTATTATGGAATTTCTCCCCAGG ATGAGAATTATTACAAGACTTCGTCTGATACTATCAAATGCAAAGATGGATCCAACAAATTCACTAAAACTCAGCTCAATGATGACTATTGTGACTGTCTTGATGGCACTGATGAGCCAG GAACATCAGCGTGTCcaaatggaaaattttattgtttgaatgtgGGACATGCTCCTCTTACAATATTTTCTTCCAAAGTGAATGATGGTATATGTG ATTGCTGTGATGGGAGTGATGAGTACGATGGTAAGGTGAATTGCCCAAACACTTGCTGGGAGGCTGGCAAAGTGGCTAGAGATaagttgaagaaaaagatagCTACATATCAGGAAGGGATTACTTTACGAAACCGGGAAATTGAAAAAGCAAAGTTGGGCCTGGCGAAAGATGAGGAAGAGTtatcaaagttgaaaaatgaagaaaaaacacTGAAGGGGCTCGTTCAACAGTTCAAAG AGCATAAAGAACAAATAGAAACAGCTGAGGAGAAAGAGCGTCTGcaaagagaaaaggaagagagggagaagaaagaagctgaGGAAAAGGCTCAAAGGGAGAAAAGTGAATCTGGTGAAGATATGCAAGAAAATAATGATGTCCAGGAGCATACTAGCTCTGAAAAAAAGCCTGAAGATAGTACACGTGACAATAAAGTTAGTGTCTTGGAGCATGCTTCTAAAGATCAG GAAAATGCTGAAGATGACAAAGCAGCTAAAGGTGAACATGATGGCACTTCTGATAATGTGGAAAAACCAGTGAATGAAGTGGAGCAG ATTGCAGCCGAAAAGATAGAACAATCTGCCTCACCAAAAAGGGAAGACAATTCTGAAGTTGTACTTGAAAGTGGTCATGATGCTGGAAGTGAGCTGTCTCATGAGGTAGCCAAGAAAATG GGGAATGATGCTTCTGAAACTACTGAGGAGTTGTCAAGAGAAGAGTTGGGTCGCCTAGTTGCTTCTCGTTGGGCTCGAGAAAACACTGAGAAGGAATCTAAGGAAAATGGTGCAAAAGATAAAGTGTATGAAGTCCATGAAAAGCTGCCGGACAGTACAAatgatgatgaggatgatggCTATGCTCCTGATACTGATTATCACACTGAAAGATATGATGATGCTGAAAAATATGATGACCATATAGATAATGATTTGGATGAAAGTTACAAAGATGGGGATCATGATGTTAGTTCATACAAATCTGACACAGATGATGATTCAGACTTATCAG AGACAACTGGCCCATCTTGGTTGGAAAAGATGCAACAAACTGTACGGAATCTTCTCAAGGCTGTTAATTTGTTCCAAACTCCAGTAGACAAATCTG ATGCGGATCGTGTCCGCAAGGATTATGAAGAATCCAGTGCCAAGTTGTCTAAATTACAGTCAAGGATTTCAAGTTTGACAAAAAAGCTAGAACATGATTTTG GGCCTGAGAAGGAGTTCTACTCATTCTATGGTCATTGTTTTGAGAGCAAGCAGAACAA GTATCTTTACAAAGTTTGCCCATACAAAGAAGCTACCCAAGAAGAAGGCCACTCTTCAACTCGCATGGG GAGCTGGGACAAATTTGAGGACTCTTACCACTTCATGCTATTTTCGAATGGTGATAAGTGCTGGAACGGGCCTGATAGAAGTTTGAAG GTTAAGCTGAGATGTGGACTGTCAAATGAGGTTACAGATGTTGATGAACCAAGCCGTTGCGA ATATGTTGCATTGTTGTCTACTCCAGCTCTTTGCCTAGAAGAAAAGCTTTGG GAACTACAACATAAACTAGACTTGATGAACAAAGAACAACCTAAGCAGCGTGATGAATTATAA